One window of the Gambusia affinis linkage group LG01, SWU_Gaff_1.0, whole genome shotgun sequence genome contains the following:
- the LOC122839656 gene encoding sodium-dependent lysophosphatidylcholine symporter 1-B-like isoform X2 produces MLSPTGFTPDFAVRLWCFPPGMSVEMTALLLVSVIQGKVVSVFNAEKQEACEHLDQVHQTPHSSSAPQTASLHETQKAFLTSAGITGGLFLLSSLVLFFGVREQRHGSVQHDADERTRPSYLSSLKMLVCHVPYQRLVLSFVFSVLAFQMSLGNFALFCSHAAGLGAHFQLLLLVLLISASVAVPLWQFVLLKIGKKSTVFIGLSLFIPAVITVGCVPSSLPVFLTMCILMGLGVATVFLLPWVVGYKAGACNHGDEVVTALVVLFSPAPVTLLLIGMGIFHTYPVNERKGLELKQQNNKASSSPADQREFSEPELSTNSQQSHPDDPKPDRFHNCDPTPCWLSTSSTVAGSLRGKNARNITQVNPQWRKPTSLPDWCSEGSESFPGNDGGQSHVRSKVSWV; encoded by the exons ATGTTATCACCTACTGGGTTCACTCCAGACTTTGCAGTGCGTTTATGGTGTTTTCCTCCAGGAATGAGCGTGGAGATGACGGCGCTGCTGCTGGTGTCAGTGATTCAGGGAAAAGTCGTGTCCGTGTTCAACGCTGAGAAGCAGGAGGCCTGTGAGCATCTGGACCAGGTCCATCAGACACCTCACAGCTCATCTGCGCCGCAGACTGCCTCTCTGCATGAAACG CAAAAGGCTTTCCTGACCTCAGCCGGGATCACGGGTGGCTTGTTCCTCCTCAGCAGCCTGGTTCTGTTCTTCGGTGTGAGGGAGCAGCGGCACGGGTCAGTCCAACACG atgcTGATGAACGAACCCGTCCGTCCTATCTGAGCTCCCTGAAGATGCTCGTGTGTCACGTTCCTTACCAGCGACTCGTGCTCagctttgttttcagtgttcTTGCTTTTCAG atgtcTTTGGGAAACTTTGCCTTGTTTTGCAGTCATGCTGCTGGACTGGGAGCTCATTTTCAGCTCCTcttgctggttctgttg ATTTCTGCTTCAGTAGCAGTTCCACTCTGGCAATTTGTCCTTCTGAAAATTGGGAAAAAGTCCACAGTTTTCATTGGACTTTCA CTCTTCATCCCAGCCGTGATCACAGTTGGCTGCGTTCCCAGCAGCCTCCCGGTTTTCCTGACCATGTGCATCCTGATGGGACTCGGCGTGGCGACCGTGTTCCTGCTGCCTTG GGTTGTGGGTTACAAAGCAGGTGCGTGTAACCATGGCGATGAAGTGGTGACAGCTCTGGTTGTGCTGTTTTCTCCAGCTCCTGTCACACTTCTGCTGATTGGGATGGGAATCTTTCACACCTACCCAGTCAATGAGAGGAAAGGCTTAGAGCTGAAGCAACAGAA CAATAAAGCCTCTTCATCACCAGCAGACCAAAGAGAGTTCTCTGAACCAGAACTGTCAACAAACTCTCAGCAGTCTCATCCTGATGACCCAAAACCGGACAGATTTCACAACTGTGATCCAACACCATGCTGGTTATCCACCTCCTCGACTGTAGCGGGCAGCCTCCGTGGGAAAAACGCCAGGAACATAACACAAGTAAATCCTCAGTGGCGAAAACCGACGAGCCTTCCTGATTGGTGCTCAGAAGGAAGTGAAAGTTTCCCTGGAAATGATGGTGGACAATCACATGTCCGATCCAAGGTGTCCTGGGTGTAA
- the LOC122839656 gene encoding sodium-dependent lysophosphatidylcholine symporter 1-like isoform X3, giving the protein MLSPTGFTPDFAVRLWCFPPGMSVEMTALLLVSVIQGKVVSVFNAEKQEACEHLDQVHQTPHSSSAPQTASLHETQKAFLTSAGITGGLFLLSSLVLFFGVREQRHGSVQHDADERTRPSYLSSLKMLVCHVPYQRLVLSFVFSVLAFQMSLGNFALFCSHAAGLGAHFQLLLLVLLISASVAVPLWQFVLLKIGKKSTVFIGLSLFIPAVITVGCVPSSLPVFLTMCILMGLGVATVFLLPWSMLPDVIDDFALRHPSFKDLEPLFFSGYAFCSKLAGGLAVGLSTMTLQVVGYKAGACNHGDEVVTALVVLFSPAPVTLLLIGMGIFHTYPVNERKGLELKQQNRPKRVL; this is encoded by the exons ATGTTATCACCTACTGGGTTCACTCCAGACTTTGCAGTGCGTTTATGGTGTTTTCCTCCAGGAATGAGCGTGGAGATGACGGCGCTGCTGCTGGTGTCAGTGATTCAGGGAAAAGTCGTGTCCGTGTTCAACGCTGAGAAGCAGGAGGCCTGTGAGCATCTGGACCAGGTCCATCAGACACCTCACAGCTCATCTGCGCCGCAGACTGCCTCTCTGCATGAAACG CAAAAGGCTTTCCTGACCTCAGCCGGGATCACGGGTGGCTTGTTCCTCCTCAGCAGCCTGGTTCTGTTCTTCGGTGTGAGGGAGCAGCGGCACGGGTCAGTCCAACACG atgcTGATGAACGAACCCGTCCGTCCTATCTGAGCTCCCTGAAGATGCTCGTGTGTCACGTTCCTTACCAGCGACTCGTGCTCagctttgttttcagtgttcTTGCTTTTCAG atgtcTTTGGGAAACTTTGCCTTGTTTTGCAGTCATGCTGCTGGACTGGGAGCTCATTTTCAGCTCCTcttgctggttctgttg ATTTCTGCTTCAGTAGCAGTTCCACTCTGGCAATTTGTCCTTCTGAAAATTGGGAAAAAGTCCACAGTTTTCATTGGACTTTCA CTCTTCATCCCAGCCGTGATCACAGTTGGCTGCGTTCCCAGCAGCCTCCCGGTTTTCCTGACCATGTGCATCCTGATGGGACTCGGCGTGGCGACCGTGTTCCTGCTGCCTTG GTCAATGCTTCCTGATGTGATAGATGACTTTGCTTTGAGACATCCCTCATTTAAAGACCTGGAgcctctgtttttctctggttATGCTTTCTGCAGTAAGCTAGCAGGAGGGCTAGCTGTGGGACTGTCAACCATGACATTACA GGTTGTGGGTTACAAAGCAGGTGCGTGTAACCATGGCGATGAAGTGGTGACAGCTCTGGTTGTGCTGTTTTCTCCAGCTCCTGTCACACTTCTGCTGATTGGGATGGGAATCTTTCACACCTACCCAGTCAATGAGAGGAAAGGCTTAGAGCTGAAGCAACAGAA CAGACCAAAGAGAGTTCTCTGA
- the LOC122839656 gene encoding sodium-dependent lysophosphatidylcholine symporter 1-like isoform X1, whose protein sequence is MLSPTGFTPDFAVRLWCFPPGMSVEMTALLLVSVIQGKVVSVFNAEKQEACEHLDQVHQTPHSSSAPQTASLHETQKAFLTSAGITGGLFLLSSLVLFFGVREQRHGSVQHDADERTRPSYLSSLKMLVCHVPYQRLVLSFVFSVLAFQMSLGNFALFCSHAAGLGAHFQLLLLVLLISASVAVPLWQFVLLKIGKKSTVFIGLSLFIPAVITVGCVPSSLPVFLTMCILMGLGVATVFLLPWSMLPDVIDDFALRHPSFKDLEPLFFSGYAFCSKLAGGLAVGLSTMTLQVVGYKAGACNHGDEVVTALVVLFSPAPVTLLLIGMGIFHTYPVNERKGLELKQQNNKASSSPADQREFSEPELSTNSQQSHPDDPKPDRFHNCDPTPCWLSTSSTVAGSLRGKNARNITQVNPQWRKPTSLPDWCSEGSESFPGNDGGQSHVRSKVSWV, encoded by the exons ATGTTATCACCTACTGGGTTCACTCCAGACTTTGCAGTGCGTTTATGGTGTTTTCCTCCAGGAATGAGCGTGGAGATGACGGCGCTGCTGCTGGTGTCAGTGATTCAGGGAAAAGTCGTGTCCGTGTTCAACGCTGAGAAGCAGGAGGCCTGTGAGCATCTGGACCAGGTCCATCAGACACCTCACAGCTCATCTGCGCCGCAGACTGCCTCTCTGCATGAAACG CAAAAGGCTTTCCTGACCTCAGCCGGGATCACGGGTGGCTTGTTCCTCCTCAGCAGCCTGGTTCTGTTCTTCGGTGTGAGGGAGCAGCGGCACGGGTCAGTCCAACACG atgcTGATGAACGAACCCGTCCGTCCTATCTGAGCTCCCTGAAGATGCTCGTGTGTCACGTTCCTTACCAGCGACTCGTGCTCagctttgttttcagtgttcTTGCTTTTCAG atgtcTTTGGGAAACTTTGCCTTGTTTTGCAGTCATGCTGCTGGACTGGGAGCTCATTTTCAGCTCCTcttgctggttctgttg ATTTCTGCTTCAGTAGCAGTTCCACTCTGGCAATTTGTCCTTCTGAAAATTGGGAAAAAGTCCACAGTTTTCATTGGACTTTCA CTCTTCATCCCAGCCGTGATCACAGTTGGCTGCGTTCCCAGCAGCCTCCCGGTTTTCCTGACCATGTGCATCCTGATGGGACTCGGCGTGGCGACCGTGTTCCTGCTGCCTTG GTCAATGCTTCCTGATGTGATAGATGACTTTGCTTTGAGACATCCCTCATTTAAAGACCTGGAgcctctgtttttctctggttATGCTTTCTGCAGTAAGCTAGCAGGAGGGCTAGCTGTGGGACTGTCAACCATGACATTACA GGTTGTGGGTTACAAAGCAGGTGCGTGTAACCATGGCGATGAAGTGGTGACAGCTCTGGTTGTGCTGTTTTCTCCAGCTCCTGTCACACTTCTGCTGATTGGGATGGGAATCTTTCACACCTACCCAGTCAATGAGAGGAAAGGCTTAGAGCTGAAGCAACAGAA CAATAAAGCCTCTTCATCACCAGCAGACCAAAGAGAGTTCTCTGAACCAGAACTGTCAACAAACTCTCAGCAGTCTCATCCTGATGACCCAAAACCGGACAGATTTCACAACTGTGATCCAACACCATGCTGGTTATCCACCTCCTCGACTGTAGCGGGCAGCCTCCGTGGGAAAAACGCCAGGAACATAACACAAGTAAATCCTCAGTGGCGAAAACCGACGAGCCTTCCTGATTGGTGCTCAGAAGGAAGTGAAAGTTTCCCTGGAAATGATGGTGGACAATCACATGTCCGATCCAAGGTGTCCTGGGTGTAA